The proteins below come from a single Miscanthus floridulus cultivar M001 chromosome 1, ASM1932011v1, whole genome shotgun sequence genomic window:
- the LOC136456645 gene encoding receptor-like protein EIX2, whose translation MSTSDFLLLVILVAAAASSWFTSVGLVDACVPKEKEALLEFKKAITIDHDRMLQAWQPDEEDDCCQWDYVHCSNLTGGHVVELHLGDYHGSGGLTGEISPSLLSLQHLEFLDLRGNSLQGRTGKIPEFLGSLQSLRYLDLSLVSFSGSVPPQLGNLSKLEELRLLGAGVQMHSTDLWWLTHLPLLWNLDLGSNNITGPFPAFMGNLTNLRTLDLGVNHLSGHLPSEISRLAKLTSLDLTQNYLLDGLVTEEHLDGLKSLDHIDLSYTNLKIMVYSKWTPTFRLHEAYFSGCEIGPLFPAWLKLQVNLHRLDISNASINDRLPDWFSNTFSKVTYLDISNNQISGGLPKNMDIMSLEVLYSSSNNLTGQIPPLPRSLNFMDISKNSLSGPLPTKFGAPNLDIILYSNYLSGQVPTSICELSLWGLDLANNLFEGEFPQCLNMTQMAYLLLGNNSFSGSFPPFIRRCTNLSFLDLAWNRFTGTVPEWIGSCRSLQFLRLNHNMFHGNIPNNITSLTKLYHLNLADNWISGAIPQHLSNLTSLTRKFALDPYSVPAGFQNTVGDLSIDIKRQKLNYHGAVILELLSIDLSSNYLRGKIPEEITSLGGLVNLNLSHNQLDGEISDQIGAMLWLESLDLSSNHLSGEIPSSISILAHLSVLDLSNNNLSRRIPSGGQLDTLYSYMPSMYDGNKGLCGPPLQQTCPSNNIPVHGDDEHYSKSMSFGLGIGYVVGLWVVFVTLLFQKTRRIAYFLLLDKFYDKIYVFVAVTCRLFTRKADTS comes from the coding sequence ATGTCCACCTCCGATTTCCTGCTCCTCGTTATCCTAGTAGCCGCTGCCGCTTCCTCTTGGTTCACCAGCGTCGGCTTAGTCGATGCCTGTGTGCCCAAGGAGAAGGAGGCCCTCCTTGAATTCAAGAAAGCCATCACCATCGACCACGACCGCATGCTCCAGGCATGGCAGCCAGACGAGGAGGACGACTGCTGCCAATGGGATTACGTCCACTGCAGCAACCTCACGGGGGGCCATGTCGTCGAGCTGCACCTTGGCGACTACCATGGCAGTGGTGGTCTGACCGGCGAGATAAGTCCTTCTCTGCTCTCTCTGCAGCATCTGGAATTTCTCGATCTCAGAGGGAATAGCCTCCAGGGCCGGACCGGCAAAATTCCTGAGTTCTTAGGCTCTCTTCAGAGCCTAAGATATCTAGACCTCTCTCTCGTATCATTTTCCGGCAGTGTGCCTCCCCAGCTTGGGAATCTCTCAAAGCTGGAGGAACTCCGTCTCTTAGGCGCTGGAGTGCAGATGCACTCCACTGATCTCTGGTGGTTGACACATCTACCTCTGTTGTGGAACCTCGATCTTGGTTCGAACAACATCACTGGGCCTTTTCCGGCATTTATGGGGAATTTGACAAATCTGAGGACCCTTGACCTGGGTGTCAACCACCTTAGTGGACATTTGCCATCTGAGATAAGTAGGTTAGCCAAGTTGACTAGTCTGGATCTAACACAGAATTACTTGTTGGATGGCTTGGTCACGGAAGAACACCTGGACGGTTTGAAGAGCTTAGATCACATTGACTTGTCTTATACCAACTTGAAGATTATGGTCTATTCAAAATGGACACCCACCTTTAGACTACATGAAGCATATTTTTCAGGTTGCGAAATCGGTCCTCTGTTTCCAGCATGGTTGAAACTGCAAGTGAATCTTCATCGGCTTGATATCTCGAACGCAAGTATAAATGATAGGCTTCCAGATTGGTTTTCTAATACATTTTCTAAGGTAACATATCTAGATATCTCCAATAATCAAATTAGTGGTGGCTTGCCAAAAAATATGGATATTATGTCATTGGAAGTACTCTATTCCAGTTCAAACAACCTGACCGGTCAAATTCCTCCATTGCCTAGAAGCCTGAACTTTATGGATATATCAAAGAACTCTTTATCAGGACCATTGCCAACGAAATTTGGAGCCCCAAACCTAGATATCATACTGTATTCTAATTATTTGAGTGGTCAGGTCCCAACATCTATCTGCGAGCTCAGCCTGTGGGGCTTGGATTTGGCCAATAATCTTTTTGAAGGAGAGTTTCCCCAATGTTTGAATATGACACAAATGGCATATCTGTTATTAGGTAACAATAGCTTCTCTGGCAGCTTCCCACCATTCATACGAAGATGCACAAATCTATCTTTTCTAGATCTGGCTTGGAATCGATTCACTGGAACAGTACCAGAGTGGATTGGGAGTTGCAGGTCGTTGCAGTTCTTACGACTGAATCACAACATGTTCCATGGGAATATTCCAAATAATATCACAAGTCTCACAAAACTTTATCATCTGAATCTGGCAGACAACTGGATATCAGGAGCCATACCTCAACATTTGTCAAATCTCACATCTCTGACAAGAAAGTTTGCACTGGATCCTTACAGTGTTCCAGCTGGGTTCCAAAATACAGTTGGTGATTTGTCAATAGACATAAAGAGGCAAAAACTGAATTACCATGGTGCTGTCATTTTGGAGTTACTGAGCATTGACTTGTCATCAAACTATTTACGTGGTAAAATTCCAGAAGAAATAACATCTCTTGGAGGATTGGTAAATCTGAACTTGTCTCATAACCAATTGGATGGAGAAATTTCTGACCAGATTGGGGCCATGCTGTGGTTggagtcacttgacctctccagcaacCATCTTTCAGGAGAAATCCCATCAAGcatatcaattttggcacatttgAGCGTTTTGGACTTGTCTAATAACAATCTGTCAAGAAGAATACCATCAGGAGGTCAACTTGACACTCTCTACAGTTATATGCCCTCTATGTATGATGGAAACAAGGGTCTGTGTGGGCCTCCTCTCCAACAGACTTGTCCAAGCAATAATATACCTGTTCATGGAGATGATGAACACTATTCCAAGTCAATGTCCTTCGGACTTGGCATCGGATATGTAGTTGGTCTTTGGGTGGTGTTTGTTACGCTACTATTCCAGAAAACCAGGAGGATTGCTTATTTTCTCCTACTCGACAAGTTCTATGATAAAATTTATGTCTTTGTAGCGGTGACTTGTAGATTGTTTACAAGAAAGGCAGACACAAGCTAA
- the LOC136483696 gene encoding purple acid phosphatase 18-like, with protein MAAPPPLPLPLILLILLLAVSSCASAAAAGAPVVGEDYVRPPPARCHRKALLSLFPWSKKKESSASDPQQVHISLAGEKHMRITWITDDNSVPSVVDYGTKEGTYTMKFQGESTSYSYLLYSSGKIHHVVVGPLEDNTIYYYRCGGQGPEFQFKTPPSQFPLSLAVVGDLGQTSWTTSTLNHIKQCEHDMLLLPGDLSYADYMQHLWDSFGTLVEPLASNRPWMVTEGNHEKEQILFFESGFQSYNARWKMPYEESGSRSNLYYSFEVAGAHFIMLGSYTDYDDSSDQYAWLKADLAKVDRKRTPWLIVLLHVPWYNSNWAHQGEGDSMMASMEPLLYAAHVDMVIAGHVHAYERAERVYNGRLDPCGAVHITIGDGGNREGLAHRYRNPKPAWSVFREASFGHGELKIVNSTHAHWTWHRNDDEEPVRTDDVWINSLAGSGCIVEGSRELRKILMSP; from the exons ATGGCCGCGCCGCCTCCGCTCCCCCTCCCCCTCATCCTCCTGATACTCCTGCTCGCCGTATCCTCCTGCGCCTCCGCCGCGGCAGCCGGGGCTCCGGTGGTGGGGGAGGACTACGTCCGTCCGCCGCCGGCGCGGTGCCACCGCAAGGCACTCCTTAGCCTCTTCCCTTGGAGCAAGAAGAAGGAGTCCTCCGCCTCCGATCCGCAGCAG GTGCACATTTCACTAGCTGGAGAAAAGCACATGAGAATAACATGGATTACCGATGATAACTCTGTCCCATCTGTGGTGGACTATGGAACCAAAGAAGGTACATACACAATGAAATTTCAAGGAGAAAGCACATCCTACAGCTACTTATTGTATAGCTCAGGAAAAATTCATCATGTTGTCGTTGGACCTCTTGAAGACAACACTATTTATTACTACCGATGTGGAGGCCAAGGTCCAGAATTCCAATTTAAGACCCCGCCCTCCCAGTTTCCACTGTCATTGGCTGTTGTTGGTGATCTTGGTCAGACTAGTTGGACAACATCAACCCTGAATCACATTAAGCAGTGTGAGCATGATATGCTTTTACTCCCTGGTGATCTCTCTTATGCTGATTATATGCAACATTTGTGGGATTCCTTCGGCACATTGGTGGAGCCACTTGCTAGCAACCGGCCTTGGATGGTGACGGAAGGCAACCATGAGAAGGAGCAGATTCTATTTTTTGAGTCAGGATTTCAATCTTATAATGCACGATGGAAAATGCCTTATGAAGAGAGTGGATCTAGATCAAATTTGTACTACTCTTTTGAAGTTGCAGGTGCACACTTCATAATGCTAGGTTCATACACAGATTATGATGATAGCTCAGATCAGTATGCTTGGCTAAAG GCTGATCTTGCCAAGGTTGATAGAAAGAGGACACCCTGGCTCATTGTGTTGTTGCATGTACCATGGTACAATAGCAATTGGGCTCATCAGGGTGAAGGTGACAGTATGATGGCTTCAATGGAGCCTTTGCTGTATGCTGCTCATGTGGATATGGTAATAGCAGGTCATGTCCATGCTTATGAACGTGCG GAGCGAGTCTACAATGGCAGACTTGATCCTTGTGGCGCTGTTCACATAACTATTGGGGACGGTGGGAACCGTGAAGGCTTGGCCCACAG GTATCGTAACCCGAAGCCAGCTTGGTCAGTCTTCAGGGAAGCGAGCTTTGGTCACGGCGAGCTAAAGATCGTGAACTCCACCCATGCCCACTGGACCTGGCACAGGAATGACGACGAAGAGCCCGTGAGAACTGATGACGTGTGGATCAACTCTCTTGCTGGTTCAGGGTGCATCGTGGAAGGCAGCCGTGAGTTGAGGAAGATCCTAATGTCTCCTTGA